The Pseudomonas sp. FP2309 genomic sequence AACGCCACCACGATCCTGCTGTCCCTCGGCGGCCTGGCCCTGGCGGCGAGCTATCCGTTCATGAAGCGCTACACCTATTACCCCCAGGTGGTCCTGGGCGCGGCGTTCTCGTGGGGCATGCCGATGGCGTTCACCGCCGAAACCGGACATCTGCCGGCCACTGCATGGCTTCTGTACATCGCCAACCTGCTGTGGACCGTGGGCTACGACACGTATTACGCGATGACCGACCGTGACGACGATTTGAAAATCGGCGTGAAATCCACCGCGATTCTGTTCGGTGATGCCGACCGCGTGATCATCCTCACCCTGCAAGGCCTGGCGCTGGTGTGTCTGCTGCTGGCGGGCGCACGGTTCGAACTGGGCGGCTGGTTCCATCTGGGGTTGGTCGCAGCGGCGGGCTGCTTCGCGTGGGAGTTCTGGTACACCCGCGACCGGGACCGCTTGAAGTGCTTCAAGGCGTTCCTGCACAACCACTGGGCCGGGCTGGCGATTTTTGTCGGGATTGTGCTGGATTACGCGGTTCGTTAACCGGCGGAACCCGCGGCCGTCTGTAGTGAGCGCAAGCGGCCCT encodes the following:
- the ubiA gene encoding 4-hydroxybenzoate octaprenyltransferase, which encodes MYQRVLKSLNRLNPRAWDFIQLTRMDKPIGIYLLLWPTLWALWIAGKGSPSLLNIVIFVLGVVLTRAGGCVINDWADRKVDGHVKRTEQRPLVSGKISSKEALVFFALLMGLSFLLVLLTNATTILLSLGGLALAASYPFMKRYTYYPQVVLGAAFSWGMPMAFTAETGHLPATAWLLYIANLLWTVGYDTYYAMTDRDDDLKIGVKSTAILFGDADRVIILTLQGLALVCLLLAGARFELGGWFHLGLVAAAGCFAWEFWYTRDRDRLKCFKAFLHNHWAGLAIFVGIVLDYAVR